The Salvia miltiorrhiza cultivar Shanhuang (shh) chromosome 2, IMPLAD_Smil_shh, whole genome shotgun sequence DNA window TGGGTAAACCGGAAAAGAATGGAGTAGATTTCACAGGGAGAGAATTTCCCATATATAAAGGGAGTAGAAAGCTAGGGTTACAACTAGGTTAAATCTTAGCCTAAAATAACAATAGGTATAGAAGGAAACCTGGATACGAATATATTCTACAGCATATTTGTTTCCTTTTATGTTTGATTTGTTGAGTTAGGTCCAAGTCTAGATTCTCTTGCTGTAAATTATTGTCTCTACTTCTACTATAATTGGAACGATGCCCTATTTGAATAGAAGTTATTTTTTCCTGGTTGCAGTTGCTTAATATCGGAAAAAGATGCATGATATTGTCACTTTTGACTTCTTGCAGTCAGTGGATGCCAATCTTAGGCGGTCTACCAGGAAGAGGAGGATGCCCATGAATCTTGAGGAATACACTGATAGTTCTGGAACAGAGGGAGAGGATAATGACTTAATGGTGAGTCTTATGTGCACCAGGCTTATGTACGCCATATAATTGATGGTTATATGTGTCCATCTGGTTTAGTTTGATCCTCCTTTTGGAGCTCTTCCTCCAGCTaataactattttatttttgtctcaGATGCCAAGGTATCAGAGATCTAGGAACAGAATAAACAATAACATTGCAAGCCAAGATGAGTTGACACCTCGTCGTGAAGGGCTAAGACCCCGTCGCGAAGGACTTCGGCCTCGACGTTCCAGAGTAGGTTCTAGAAAAGCATTGCGAATAGAATCCGAGGAGGAACAAAGCACATCTGATGAAAAGGGGACAAATGTCGAACCAGAAAATGCTAAAGACATGGAGGATAATGATGCTGATGATGGAGAGGGGGAAGAGGAGGGTGCTGGTGAAGAGGATGGTGAAGATGAAGAGGAAGATGGTGATGATGAAGAGGGGGAAGAGCAAGAGGGTAGAAGGCGGTATGATCTCCGTAATCGAGCAGATGTCCGCAGGCTCTCAATAGAGCAGAGTAAACAAATGCCAAGATCCCCACGTAGAGTACTTCATCAAGGGATGGGTTCCAAAGTAGGCAGGGATGCAAGGAGGGGCAGCTCACGAGTTCATAAACGTCATCGAATGACACGAGCTGAAGACTCTGATGATTCTCTTCTAGTAGATGAGCTTGATCAAGGTCCTCCAATACCATGGGGGAGAGGTGGCAGCAGGTCTGCTCCTCCTTGGTTGCTTGGAGGGCTAGACATCCAAGGGACTACATCATGGGGTTTAAATGTTGCTGCATCTGGTTGGGGTCATCAAAATGATACACTTTCTAATTTGTCTTCTGGTATTCAAACTGCTGGTCCAAGCTCCAAAGGAGGGGCTGACATTCAGCCTGTTCAAATTGATGAGACTGTAAGTTTTGATGATATAGGTGGTTTGTCTGAGTATATTGATGCCTTGAAGGAAATGGTGTTCTTTCCACTGTTATATCCAGACTTTTTTGCAAGCTACAACATTACTCCACCCAGGGGGGTCTTATTATGTGGTCCTCCTGGCACAGGGAAAACATTGATTGCGAGAGCATTGGCTTGTGCTGCGTCAAAGGCTGGACAGAAAGTCAGTTTTTATATGCGAAAGGGGGCTGATGTCCTGAGCAAATGGGTTGGGGAAGCTGAAAGACAATTGAAATTGTTATTTGAAGAAGCTCAAAAGAATCAGCCCTCAATAATCTTCTTCGATGAGATTGATGGGCTTGCACCTGTTAGGTCTAGCAAACAAGAGCAGATTCATAATTCAATTGTGTCGACTTTGCTTGCCTTAATGGATGGTCTTGATTCTCGCGGACAAGTAGTTTTGATTGGTGCAACTAACAGAGTTGATGCTATTGATGGAGCCTTGAGGCGCCCTGGGAGATTTGATCGTGAGTTTAACTTTCCTTTGCCTGGCTGTGAAGCACGTGCTGAAATTCTAGATATACATACTCGTAAGTGGAAGGAGGCCCCTTCCAAGGAGCTAAAACTGGAACTTGCATCTAGTTGTGTAGGATACTGTGGTGCTGATTTAAAAGCTCTATGCACTGAAGCTGCAATACGTGCTTTTCGGGAAAGATATCCACAAGTTTATACAAGTGATGACAAATTTTTGATAGATGTTGATTCTGTGAAGGTGGAAAAGTATCACTTTGTAGAGGCCATGACAACAATCACCCCTGCTGCACACAGAGGCTCCATTGTGAACTCGAGGCCGTTATCACCTGTTGTTTTTCCATGTCTGCAACGACTTCTGAAAAAGGCTATGAGTATCATTTGTGACATATTCCCTGTTGTTTCATCAGATACATCAAAGCTTTCAATGCTTTCCTATGGATCGGCAATTTCTCTTGTCTATAGGCCTAGGCTTCTATTGTGTGGTGATGATGGTGTCGGGCTGGTAAGTGtcttattttttcttctctcttgTTTAATCCTTTTTTGTACCAATCTTTATAAAGGTTAGATGTGACATAATGTActgatttctttgattttgtaGGATCATCTTGGGCCTGCAGTTTTGCATGAACTAGAGAAGTTTCCTGTTCACTCTCTTGCTCTACCATCTTTACTATCTGATCCTGGAGCTAAAACACCAGAGGAAGCTTTGGTGCATGTTTTTGGTGAAGCCAGGAGAACTACGCCATCTATACTATATTTGCCTCAGTTCCACCTTTGGTGGGAGAGTGTGAGTGCATTATCACTTAGTTTCTGGGCGATTATCTGGATCTGGTTTCTGGTGTTGATTTATTTATGTGTATTTATTACTCTTTTTATTCCAGGTCACTGTAGCATCAATATTTTGCTATTAATTGGATAAAATTTTTTGCTTTTTAGGCTCATGACCAACTTAAGGCTGTATTGCGGACGCTGTTGGAAGAATTACCTTCTGGTTTGCCCATATTACTATTGGGAACATCCTCTATCCCACTTGCTGAGATATGTGATAGTCCCTCAATATTCTCCGACCGCCATATGTATGTCTATCAATACTTCATATATTATGACCTGGATTTACTTTCATGATTCCGGTCTAAGTTTAACTTGTAGCTGCATCTGTTGATTTTCTACATCTTATCGGTATTTATGTTCTTTCCAATATGAGTAGTGTATAATGTTCATTTTTTTTGGTTACTCTTCTAGGaaatttttctttcaatttagGATGCCAGAAAACTTCTATTTGCTTTCTTTATTGTCATCATCCAGTGCTCAAAGTTCAAGGCAATCATGCATGATCCTCATAtgatgaataaatataattgagAAGCCTGCAATTTCATCCAGAAGCTTTCGATATTTCTTTCTGATATTGATTCAAGTTTATTTGCTTACGGCAAATTTTGAGCTTAGATCAATTTTCTCGCCCTTCCCAGTCTTCACCTTTTACTAGGTGTATATAGTTTTTCCTTTTCACCTTAATAGCATATCCTCTATGGAACTAAGGAAAATAAATCCCTTTATTGTCTGTAACATGCTTGCTAAACCTAACATGTCTTGTTGGGAACTTGATTCACCTGTCCTTCACCTCAACTCAGAGATTTGGGAGCACATAGGAGTTTGATGACCTTCCTTTATATGTTTGACTGCTCATAGGACATGTATTTAGCAATTATCAATATCCTTGAGAAAAAGTTTGGTTGATGAAGCCGAGAAAGAAACTGTGGTTTGATGGAAATTGATCAATGTTTGATTGGAGTTTCCTCATCCATTGCTGTTGCCATTTGTCTTTTTTCTCCATAACTGGAATAATAAGAAGTCGTGTGGCATAACTGTCGAATTCTCTGTAATAATTTATGCAGATCTAACCCAAACTTTGTGATATTTAATCATTCATCTATTTTATGCCTTGGTCCTTTGTACTGTATTTTTAAGTCAGTTGCATTCCTTGTCTCTATTTCAAACCTTAACTGAAGGTTTTCTCTTTCAGTGAAAGTTAGGTCGATGTTTCTAAAATAATTGGAACGGCAAGAGGTCTTGGCTGTATAATTGCTAGATTCCCTTTATCAATTTTTGCTTTTGCCTCTATTGTTTGATCTATTGTACATTGTTGTTCAAACTATGCTAAAATTTGTTCCTTTTCTTTGTTCTTCTTTTTGGGTGTATTGACAGTTTGCATTTAAGCTCACCATTAAAAGAAGACAGATCATTGTTTTTTGATCGTCTGATAGAAGCAGCATTGTCAGTTCAATCTGAGAATTTGACGATATCAGCTTCATCTAAGGGCCTTCCTGAACTTCCAAAAGCACCAAAAGTGGCTACAGGACCTAAGGTCTCTGAGCTAAGGGCTAAAGCCGAAGCACAGGGCCATGCTCTTCGTCGGCTACGCATGTGCCTTCGAGATGTTTGCAATCGGTGAGAAATACATCTTTCTGTTTCAGGTATAATTTCATGATTGTCTCACAAATTTTGGATTCTTTACTCCTTCATTTCTTTACAGGATTCTTTACGATAAGCGGTTCAGTGCCTTCCATTATCCAGTCTCGGACGAAGATGCACCAAACTACCATGCAATAATCCAGAATCCTATGGACGTCGCAACTTTGCTGCAGCGTGTTGACAGTGGAAAATATATCACATGTAAATCATTCGTGGAAGATTTTGACCTCATTTTGGCTAATGCTAAGGTTCGTGCTCATGTAAAACCTGTTTATGTATAGCTGCAAATATGCCTCTGCATGTTGAATGAATAAAATATGCTCATCTTATGCAAAAATGCTGTATATCAATTGATGAAGTAGAAGTAACTAAAGAAGCATGTAAGACATGCCACTCATGATTTGTACATGGTTATAATTAAATATGGATTCATTTATTGGCAAGACTAGTTATCTTCCGCGAATTATTGGATGCTGCTGGTCATTTCATTGTATCCCTTCAAGCGGCTTGACCTTTCTTTATCTTTACTTTTGCATGTTCATCCTCTCCGAGAAGTTCTTTACAGTTTCTGCTATAGCAGTTGTAGATGCTCGTCTATAAATAATATGACTTGTTCTTCTGACATTTCTGTTTCCCGTTCCACAGAAATACAATGGGGATGATTACAATGGATCTAGGATCGTGAGCAGAGCATACGAACTCCGTGATTCTGTATGTCCCTAAACCAGTTAAATGGTTTATCTTTTCTAGCTGAAGCCTTGAATCCATCTGATGCAAGTAATGTTCCACTTTTTTCAGGTCCACGGTATGCTATCCCAGATGGACCCTTCCTTGGTCACATTTTGTGACAAGATTGCCGAGGAAGGCGGCCCAATCTCCTTGCCCGTTGATGATGGGACTACTCTGCCTCAGTCTCCCGTCATCCAAATGATGTTGACGACTAGGGCAAGCGCCCGTCTTCGTAATGTGCAGCCCGAAGTTAATCTCGATCAGAGCTATGAACCAACTAAAAAGCCCAAGAAACAAACCGATGCCTCTCAAGCAGGTATcatcttctcttttcatttcaAAGTAAGTCGTCTAGCTGAACATCGCGTTTCTTGAAAACTAATTGCTTTGGAACTTGTTTTTCACCTCACTGTTGGTGGCAGAAGAGGGATCTGACCTTGATTTGGACCCACCAAAGGCAGCCGAAGAAGCTGAGGCAAATTGTACAGAGCAGCCAACAGTAGAGACGCCGGTTTCTGACAGCGATGAGCAGCCGGGAAATTCCAATTGCGACAACGCCGAGTGCACGACGCAGGACGTTACCATGTCGTGTGCAGAAACTTCAGATCAGGTGGATTCCATAAAGAAGCTGTTCCTGGATCGGTCGAAAGAGTACAACATCCCGCAGCTTGAGAGATTGTACACGAGCATAATGAAGGGCGTTTTTGAAACAAAAGATAGGTCTGAGGTTAAAGATCTTAAAGCCTCAATTTTGCGTTTCTTGTTTGAGTTTGCAGAAGATCAATCTAGGTTCTAGCTCTTCTAACTTTGATATAGAGTATTTTTCCAGCTTGGACGGAATTCAGTAAATTTATtctttcatctctctctccccccctcTCGCTTCAATTTACGTTTTTTGAGTTTGCAGTTAACATAAAACCATATTCTATTGGGATAATAAGTTAATAACATGTAATTATTGAACTTTGATCAAATTTTAATTGCTATTCtaaaaatatgaacttttaattcaACCTTAATTTGGTTGGAATTCGTCgtgatttatttataaaaaacaGAGCTTAGATGCGGATGACGTTACAAACGTCTTTTATTTGGTCGCTTTTTtacaaaattagaatttaatcaaatttcaataacttataagctgttaTACCTATTGTAAGCTCACTACCAATTCGTCAACTCGGTGATATTTGAGTAAaataactctctctctctctggcgaGGTAAAAGTACCAACATCCAATATATGTAATCTTGATTGGAATTAAAATGGCAGCTAGCTAGTTAATTGCTAGCTCGTGACATTGAAAAAGCAACTGTCTTACAACTTTAATTACACTTGATCATGATTCAAACTAATTCTTTTCCTACTTCCACCATTAGAGTTAACTCGAATCCAACACAAAACATCTCAGCAACAAACCACTTTGTGCATCCCATTCCCCTATTCCATCAAGCTTTGATTCGCCTTAGGGCAAGGTAGGCCAACACTCTGTACCCTACAAACATGATCACCAGAATCCCCACGCTCAACGCCGGGTGGATCTGCCCGCTGATGTCCTCGTGCACAAACCTACATGTCGCTATGTCGTGGTGTCTTCCCGTCGAGGAGCAACCGAGCAATGAGGAGATGCTCTCCCCGTCCCCGTATTGGACGTTGATGAGCAGCCGGTAGGTGTAGAACGTCGTGGATGCGTACTTTATCCACGCCACAAAGGGGGGCACTTTGTGCACGTAGTAACCCCCGGTCAGCACAAAGGCGAGCATCGTGACTGTGACCATCGTCGAGGCCTGCTTGGCATCCATGATGAAGGCACCAAGCGCGAGGCCAAGGCCGATGGACACAAGCACGTAGGCTAACAAGACGAGTAATGTCAAGACGAAAGCTGAGAGCTCGGGCTTGAGCCCCGTCATCCAGTAGAGTATGGACAGGAAGAGGGTCGGGAGGATGAGCTCCATCGGTAGGTCCCCGGTGATCCGGGCCATGAAGTAGGACGATAACGTGTACATCCCGGCTGCCTTCTCCTTCATGAAGATGGCTCGCTCCTGGGGGAAGGCGAAGACCGCATTGAAGGAGGGGAAGACGCCCCAGAAGATGGAGACGAAGAAGAGGAGACCTAGGCGGTCCTGGACATCTCTGTAGTCGGAATGCCACCACATGAAACCACCTAGCAACGAGGCCGTGATCACTTGGAACACCCTCAAAGAGTTGAAGGTCTCGTGCTTCCGCTCTTTGAGGTTCCGCTGCAGCAGAATGCTCAACTGGTTAAACCAAGTCGCTAAATGGCTCGTGCAGCTGTACTCCTTAGTCGGAGGATTCCCATTCCCATTCCCCACCACCGGAGCTTCCATGCAAGCCGTTTTAACCTTTGGAGCAAGCACATTGTTATAGGAGGATACAAGAGTTTGCCTCACATTAGGCCTCTCCCTCTCACTAAACCCATCAACTTGGCATACCCCTACATCCAATAAAACAAGATttacatcaacaacaaaactACCAAATTTCAACATATGACCCACTAATCCATATCATAGAGGTAAATGCAAAAGGTAAAAGTAAATTAAGATGTTTTGACCTAATAATCAAGATGTTCCAATAGACTACGTTACTCTAAGGGACGGCAaattaaaattagtaaaaaaTGGCAAGATATTTAAGATATATGTTATAGTAAACAGAGAAATGAACTAATTAGAGCTGTCCAATGTTGGTGGTGAGTTGGGAGTCCACTCATTATAATGGCTGCTAATGGATATTTGGGCCATCACCACCACTTATACCTTCATTCAAATCTTAATTTATTAATGTCACACCATAAAAGAAATAATTCTTCTTGGTGGAGGGACACTTTCATCTTCTCACCACCTCCATCCACGTGGACTTGTTACTaccaatttttttgttttaattaagGTACATAGGCAAAGAAAAGGCAACAACACTTTTCCAGATCACAGATGTGCCATGACGCATCTGCAAACTATTGTCTTTTTTGCTAGGTTTTATTCAAGAAACTCGTGCTAGAAATGATACTAAACGACATATATACACTTGTATTCTTTTTAACTATGTTGATCTAtcacaaaaaagaaatattatacTCACCTTGTTGAATGAAACATTCCATATGCCTAGTGTGTGCAGTGTGTGTGATGATGGACTAAATGCATTCAAATGTTCTTAGTAAAAGAAAGTATTCAAAATTGCCAACTCTTTAGTTGGATGCTATCCGACGCAAGCAATGTTGTCACGTTTATCACAATCCACATTATCATAATTGTGTCTCCAACGAGAGATTAACAGAGCTAAtccatttcttaatctttttTTAATCTTGTTGAATGCTCGAAACAACCTTAAACAACTAATTAAAAGAATATCTAGCAAGTGGGAGATGCTTTAATTTATACCCTTTCCACAAATATAAACTTGTGTTAGTGTCATTAATGTCCCACCAATCTATTTTCGACAGCCAAATTAGGGCAAAAAAGAATCAACGAATTAGGAAAATCGACAAATTAAAACAAAACTTGTTATGTCACGGCCTCAATATCAATATTGTGACCTAGACTATCACTAGCAATAGTTGGCAAACATTTTCAGGTGCTTGACAATTGACCTTAGCACTTATATGCACAGAACTAGCTATTCTTGAAGGAATTATTACCTTACTGTAACATGTTATCTTTTGGGATCCTAAACAGGCATATTTCATTATTAAAAGTGGCTACAAAGGTACTTCACTATTATGCATAAACACTACCCATATATTCTTGAAAGGAATTATTACTTACCTTAGTGTAGCGTATCTGTTTTGGGATCCTACCATAGTTCATCAAAATCGATAGTTTTTTTACGGAATATCTTATGTCATCTAAATAATGGGACATGGGGTTTTGTTGAAAAGTCAGTAGCTAGCTCCATCTTCCATCCATTTCAAAGTGATTCTGTGTGTGTGTCAATCcaaaaatttaaagattttggtttgtgggtgggggggggggggtggccATACCCTACCCTAGTGCAACTACCacttcactacaagaaaacacacTAATCATACATACATATGTATGGAGAGATATATTATATACACAACACGAATTCTAAGATGCTCAAATCAAGAGCCTACCATAACATGTCGTTTTCTCAATGCTTTCTCTATAATGATCGGTCAAAACAATCTAgctatgcatttttttttcaactttatGTCACCGTGGATCATCTAATCAAATAATGCATAATTATCATACCATTTTCAATAATGCACAGCTACTTTTTCGAAACGCATAAATCCTAATTtctcaagaaaatgaaatgGTGACTTTTATCTCGCACATTATGGTAAAAGAAAAGGAGCATATAAAGGGTACAAAATATCATACTATATATTTCTGATGATAGAGAATTTTTTTAGCCTTAAAGAAGCCAAAACAAAATGAGAAGATATAGAGGCCGGGCCCACATTCCCAATAAGGGATCCTTGTTAGCATCAAATGACACATTGCcgatttaaaaagaaaaatcgaTTCCATCTTCTGTATAATGTTTTAAGAtcctattaatttttttggttACTTTTGGAGTTTTTGTCTTTAAAAAATGGGAGCGAATCTGACGACGACACCAACTCCCACCTCAACGAATTAAAATAAGATGTAATTCCAACTTTTCcgtgaaaagaaaaaagtttAGAATGTGATCTTATTCGactataattaaaatgaatattCTTAGCTATGATAGTATAGTCTTGATTAATGTAAAgagataatttaaaatttgaataaatgtAACTAAAAAATTCCGTTCAACTATAGAAATTATGATAGACATGAGACATCATTACTTTtcccaaaacaaaaaaaaaaggttatggaaacactacatcaaaatcactAAAAGAAAGTGGGCATCATGAGAAAATGgctaagaaaaaaaaagtgtaaagGCAAAAGCTCAAAAGATAGGAGACACGTGGTATGAAGCtagaaattcataaaaatttgcCCTTTCACTGTGTGTTCAAGAATTCATATTACTCATTATTATGCTTCTAAAACAATTCTCCCACCACCATTACATCTCATCAAAAGTTTCAAATGTAACTGCGTGCAAAGGCATATCATAGAGTATTATTTCTACTATATTATGGATTAAGTCTTGCAACTACTGACTAGTTCGACTCCAACTTAAACTTATAATTTCGTGTATAATATCGTTGTCGCAGCCACCTCTCAATGCGCAACTTGTGCAGACAGATTTGAACTTAACCTCAAAATTAAACTCATCCAATCCAGACAGATTTGAACTTAACCTCAAAATTAAACTCATCCAATCCAGACAGATTTGAACTTAACCTCAAAAGTCATCCAATCCATGTCTTTTTCCCGGTAGACTCAATTAATACTCACTAGAGTCAGAGTGTCAATTTTTGAAGAAAAGTTGTGAATTATGAAGATGGCCCAGCTTTAATGGCGGAAACGACACTGTATATAGTCCAGTTTATTATAGTACAaattggattaaaaaaaatctagatGTGGATGAAGTATTAGTTTTTAAGAATTAAATGccttaaattaaattttcaggTGTGACCACTCTTATTGTTGGACCATATTTGGTTTTGCTACTATAAGTTACACTACAAAGAACAACAAATATCTCTCTTTAGTTGAAAATGatgtaaaatatatattttcatcaattttttcatatgTTCTTGTATGTTTTGTAGGATGAATAATTTCtgtaagataattttttttttttttttccaaacagCCCCTTATCCCTTATCCAACAAAAAAGGACAAGCTATGTTTATATGGGCACATTGAATATGCACCAATACTTCCCCAAAAGTTAAAATTAACTTCATATACTCaataattatgaaaattaagCATCATGAGTTATTCTTTTTAATGCCAAATGTGACAACATTAACTTAGTGAAATTTAAGATTATAATTGAAAATAAGCAAGTGGGAAATACGGTTTCATAAACACTAGTGCAATAATGGTCTATGTCCAATTAAAGACAGCAAATATGCTTGTTTTTAGCCAACAGACACGAAAATCACTATCAAAAACTAGTCAAGCATTTAATGAGAAGCTTGACTATATACATACGACTAAAATCAGCCTTATATCTCGTATTTCAATACCATTAATATGTAAACGCTTGTATATAAAATCCTAATAAAATGATGTTCCATGAGTATATAGTGTGATACTAAATCACGTAATTTCGACGAATACGAGAAAAAAACACTAGGAAATACTTaaattaagcaaaaaaaaaCGAAGCGCAGCTCAATTAGAGAAACGTACCGTTGGCTAGATCGAGCATGAAGTCGGCCGGATTCATGGGGAAGAGCGGAGAGAAGCCGATGCTGTCGAAGTAAGGCGTGGCTTGGCCCCGGGTGCCGAAGTATATGCAGCGGCCCTCCGACAGCACGAGCAAATCGTCGAACATCTGGTAGGCGCGGCTGGACGGCTGGTGCACCGACATCACCACCGTCTTCCCCCTCGCCGCGAGCCCCCCCAGCGCCGCCACGAGGCGGTAGGCAGCCGTGGCGTCGAGCCCCGACGTCGGCTCGTCGAGGACCAGCAGGCTGGGGTCCACCAGCATCTCGTGCGCGATGCTCACCCGCTTCCGCTCCCCGCCGGAGACGCCGCGCACGAAGCTGTTCCCAATGATCGTGTCCGCGCACCGCCCCAGCCCCAGCTCCGCgatcgccgcctccgccgccgcgaTCTTCTCATCCCGGCCCACCGAGCCGGGAAGGCGGAGAAGCGAGCAGAAGATCAAGGTCTCTCTCACAGTCAGGTGAGGATACAACACGTCGTCTTGCGCTACGAAGCCGGTTTTCTTCGCGATTTGCTTGCTGAATTTCCGGCCGTTGAAGAGGATGGCGCCGGCGAGGCCTTGGCCGCCCTGGAAGCGGCCGGCGAGCGCGTTCAGGAGCGTCGATTTGCCGCTGCCGGAGGGGCCCATGATCGCCAGCACCCGCCCCGGCACCGCCGTGCCCGTTATCCCGTTCAAAATCGTCCGCTCCTGGTGGCGCGGCGCCGGATTCTCCAcatcgccgcctccgccgccgagCATGCTCATTATTCCGCCGGTTCTTGATTTCCCGCCGCCGCCATGCAGCTTCACTCTATATGAAACATCCACAaactgaaaaaaagaaaagaaaaaaaaaaggttaatttTGAAAACTATCATCCAACAGTACACTACTTGCAACTactttcattaaaataatttaatgaaattaacaCTAAATAAATGATAGTATATGTATACCTTAAGCATGATGGGAAAAGAACACTGCAAATTCCGATccaaattattttgattttgtgtGGAATTTGCTCCTCCATTATTACTAGGGGGGGCTTCTGCTGCTTCACCAGACACCAACattgtattttctctgtctaaATTTCTCAGAATTGCGTCGAAATTAAGGATGGTACAGTTGCAAAATTTAAGATACAAAAAAATTTATGTGAAAAAAGTAGTGGCGAtgttgagggagagagagagaaataggaAGCAAGAAACGAAAATTGATGAGAGAGAAGCAAAGCTGTTGCTCCCCACCCCTATTTATTTGGTTTGGTGTCTGCCACATGCTACGTGGCACTTCACGAGCTAAGCCATGTGTAACCATTTTTTTCacccattatatatatatatatagaggagacctataataaaaacacattttagggtatatttgatatatagagataaagggtgataaataaaacttagataaataataccagGGGGAGAAGATATTAAATTTCCCAGTGAAACAGTGATATAAGAGCGGGCCTCTCGCTTAATGCGGACCTTCTTGTTAATCAATATTGCTATCAAACGCTTAGATAAGACATGATTATTTATCTATCTTGTTTTATTTGGGGCTATCAAACATacataggaaccattttcagcccttacatcatcaagatctacggttgattcatcaccttattggatgaattcatggtcttgagttcaaatcccataaataacaaaaaaaattatttttcgcaactcatacctttatacagtgaattcatacgtgttctacataaaatacatatatataggggagagtta harbors:
- the LOC131010160 gene encoding ABC transporter G family member 25-like gives rise to the protein MLVSGEAAEAPPSNNGGANSTQNQNNLDRNLQCSFPIMLKFVDVSYRVKLHGGGGKSRTGGIMSMLGGGGGDVENPAPRHQERTILNGITGTAVPGRVLAIMGPSGSGKSTLLNALAGRFQGGQGLAGAILFNGRKFSKQIAKKTGFVAQDDVLYPHLTVRETLIFCSLLRLPGSVGRDEKIAAAEAAIAELGLGRCADTIIGNSFVRGVSGGERKRVSIAHEMLVDPSLLVLDEPTSGLDATAAYRLVAALGGLAARGKTVVMSVHQPSSRAYQMFDDLLVLSEGRCIYFGTRGQATPYFDSIGFSPLFPMNPADFMLDLANGVCQVDGFSERERPNVRQTLVSSYNNVLAPKVKTACMEAPVVGNGNGNPPTKEYSCTSHLATWFNQLSILLQRNLKERKHETFNSLRVFQVITASLLGGFMWWHSDYRDVQDRLGLLFFVSIFWGVFPSFNAVFAFPQERAIFMKEKAAGMYTLSSYFMARITGDLPMELILPTLFLSILYWMTGLKPELSAFVLTLLVLLAYVLVSIGLGLALGAFIMDAKQASTMVTVTMLAFVLTGGYYVHKVPPFVAWIKYASTTFYTYRLLINVQYGDGESISSLLGCSSTGRHHDIATCRFVHEDISGQIHPALSVGILVIMFVGYRVLAYLALRRIKA